A genomic window from Paenibacillus sp. FSL K6-0276 includes:
- a CDS encoding cupin domain-containing protein: MKEHDAKYYISKLGLDPHPEGGYFKRTFESEEQISDQELTVDFEGKRKLYTSNFEF; encoded by the coding sequence ATGAAAGAACATGACGCAAAGTACTACATATCAAAACTTGGATTAGATCCACATCCAGAGGGTGGATATTTTAAAAGAACATTTGAATCGGAGGAACAAATATCAGATCAAGAATTAACAGTAGATTTCGAAGGGAAGAGAAAACTTTATACGAGTAATTTCGAATTTTGA
- a CDS encoding GntR family transcriptional regulator: MINKLHEHNKQKKPLFVIVYDQLYKLIMDGAFPPDSQLPTEPQLAKKFGVSRMTLRHALALLQEDGLVKNIHGKGNFITKFHHNESMDGLEKLGNPLYKCYTGNIDDIELNFRIDLLTDYAMQVLNQQTTAVVAMERWYKSNDKIVAFAFTMMPIEAVSKLNLDLQNEKQLLEMLEEKVYDLANSSTIEIKRSDSVNTPSLKYQLSHGEECDLILESVYISDKYPVVYNKYYIPIEFSQIRIKTSK, translated from the coding sequence ATGATCAATAAACTTCATGAACACAATAAACAAAAAAAACCACTATTCGTTATTGTATATGATCAATTGTATAAATTAATCATGGATGGAGCATTCCCTCCCGACAGCCAACTTCCAACAGAACCCCAATTGGCCAAAAAATTTGGTGTAAGCAGAATGACATTGAGACATGCTTTGGCACTTCTGCAGGAGGATGGGTTGGTTAAAAATATCCATGGAAAAGGAAATTTCATTACAAAATTTCATCATAATGAAAGTATGGATGGCTTGGAGAAGTTGGGGAACCCCTTATATAAATGCTATACGGGGAACATAGATGATATCGAACTTAATTTCCGAATTGACCTATTAACGGACTATGCCATGCAAGTATTAAATCAACAAACGACTGCAGTTGTTGCAATGGAACGCTGGTATAAGAGTAACGATAAGATCGTAGCTTTTGCTTTTACGATGATGCCAATAGAAGCCGTCTCCAAATTAAATCTTGACTTACAAAACGAGAAGCAATTATTAGAAATGTTAGAAGAAAAGGTGTATGACCTAGCTAATTCTTCTACCATTGAAATTAAACGTTCTGATTCCGTCAATACTCCGTCATTGAAATACCAACTTTCCCACGGAGAGGAATGTGATTTGATACTAGAAAGTGTATATATCAGCGATAAATACCCTGTTGTTTATAATAAATACTATATACCCATAGAATTTAGTCAAATTAGGATTAAAACATCTAAATAA
- a CDS encoding PAS domain-containing protein, with protein MEDLERLTKYIPIVHFIGEILGKNCEVVLHDVTKPDNSIVEIVNGHISGRKVNGPITDLALKVMKDKNYKDKHFICNYESVGKSKKPFRSSSYFIKDEHNEIIGMICVNVDLSDLISARSVIEDAIMLANFTITANNKPNHTEQQKSALDLNVLESFEDNIEDLLLSLIKGVLSESEIAPERMSPKEKIDVVRKLNEKGVFLLKGGVSEVAKHLEASEATIYRYLNKIK; from the coding sequence ATGGAAGATTTAGAAAGACTCACGAAGTATATCCCGATTGTTCACTTTATTGGTGAAATCTTGGGTAAGAATTGCGAGGTTGTGTTGCACGATGTGACGAAGCCGGATAACTCTATCGTTGAGATTGTTAATGGACATATTAGCGGCAGAAAAGTGAACGGCCCCATTACGGACCTTGCTTTAAAAGTAATGAAGGACAAAAACTATAAAGACAAACATTTCATCTGCAATTACGAAAGCGTCGGCAAGAGTAAGAAGCCTTTTCGTTCATCGAGTTATTTTATAAAGGATGAACATAATGAAATTATCGGTATGATCTGCGTGAACGTCGACCTATCCGATCTTATATCGGCACGAAGTGTTATTGAAGATGCAATTATGCTTGCCAATTTCACAATCACGGCCAACAACAAACCTAATCATACGGAGCAGCAAAAATCGGCTTTGGATCTTAACGTACTGGAAAGCTTCGAGGACAACATCGAAGATCTCCTCTTATCATTGATTAAAGGAGTATTATCCGAGAGCGAAATCGCGCCTGAGCGAATGTCTCCTAAAGAGAAAATCGATGTTGTTAGAAAGCTTAACGAAAAAGGGGTATTTCTGCTCAAAGGTGGAGTAAGCGAGGTTGCCAAACATTTGGAAGCTTCCGAAGCGACGATCTACAGATACTTGAATAAAATTAAATAA
- a CDS encoding FAD-dependent oxidoreductase: MKKRRMILSLFLCISLLLSVVGCTDKTDSSQSPSTEKTIYKAGTYTGVGKGNNGPVKVEVVFSEDQITSVEVKENSETPGIFEKAAERVPADIVAHQSLAVDAVTGASVVSNAIIEAVADAVQQAGGDTVALKAVAITKQEGKAEEITVDVVVVGAGAAGTAAALASLEQGADTLLIEKTAVASGAGTLAGGMFAVDSTQQKEQNKVVDKEWLFKKFMETSNYHANARLVRKIMDESGETVDWMNENGAKLVLTDPGQSGQKALVGTPATIHGYVDGGSVALEKIRNQIETKGGKIMFETPAEQLIKDDKGNVTGVIAKKADGGELKIHAKSVILATGGYGGNAEMMKEHFGEKAGTGLISSATGDGLKMAWEAGAAELGTDLAQWYHYMPNPELSKKMENPYVLWDLTALPLLWVNKNGERYINEDIVFDFAYGSSAIYEQPDASHWALFDQLLIETVKTKGLIEYADLYSSFKGKKQGFVEFNEPFDTDTNYKSTITPFDYTPIIEEAIESGVIVKGETIAELASKIGVSEQTLNATVDRYNGFSQKGVDEDFFKDAEYLNPVKKGPFYALSTSARCLGTLGGVKINENIQAVNDQSKPIPGLWVAGNDAGGMYGNSYITIEGGTLGFAYTSGKLAGENAAEYAKKQ; the protein is encoded by the coding sequence ATGAAGAAACGTAGAATGATTTTGAGTTTGTTTTTATGTATTTCTTTATTACTTTCTGTTGTAGGGTGTACGGATAAAACAGATAGTTCACAGAGTCCATCAACTGAAAAGACTATCTATAAAGCGGGCACTTATACAGGAGTTGGTAAAGGTAACAATGGGCCAGTAAAGGTTGAAGTTGTATTCTCGGAAGATCAAATCACATCTGTTGAAGTGAAGGAAAATAGTGAAACACCAGGGATCTTTGAAAAAGCAGCTGAACGTGTTCCGGCTGATATTGTAGCTCATCAATCGTTAGCTGTGGATGCGGTAACTGGTGCGTCAGTTGTTAGTAACGCAATTATTGAAGCAGTAGCAGATGCTGTACAACAAGCGGGTGGAGATACTGTGGCACTCAAAGCGGTTGCCATTACAAAGCAAGAGGGGAAGGCAGAAGAAATAACAGTTGATGTTGTTGTTGTTGGAGCAGGGGCTGCGGGTACTGCGGCTGCATTAGCATCTCTCGAACAAGGGGCTGACACGCTACTGATCGAGAAGACAGCAGTGGCTAGTGGTGCAGGAACGCTTGCTGGTGGGATGTTTGCGGTAGATAGCACACAGCAGAAAGAACAGAACAAAGTCGTCGATAAAGAATGGTTATTTAAAAAGTTCATGGAAACAAGCAACTACCATGCGAATGCAAGATTGGTCCGCAAAATCATGGATGAATCAGGAGAGACAGTCGATTGGATGAATGAAAATGGAGCAAAACTAGTACTTACGGATCCTGGGCAAAGTGGTCAAAAAGCGTTAGTAGGTACTCCAGCTACCATTCATGGATATGTTGATGGTGGCTCCGTTGCTTTAGAGAAGATTCGGAATCAGATTGAAACAAAGGGCGGAAAAATCATGTTCGAGACGCCTGCAGAACAATTGATAAAGGATGACAAAGGAAACGTTACTGGCGTTATTGCCAAAAAAGCTGACGGTGGAGAATTAAAAATACATGCTAAATCCGTCATCCTTGCAACTGGAGGATACGGCGGTAATGCTGAAATGATGAAAGAACATTTCGGTGAGAAGGCCGGAACAGGTTTGATCTCTTCTGCTACAGGAGATGGACTCAAAATGGCATGGGAAGCTGGAGCAGCGGAGCTTGGTACAGATTTAGCACAGTGGTACCATTACATGCCAAATCCTGAGTTGAGCAAAAAAATGGAAAACCCGTATGTGCTTTGGGATTTGACAGCCTTACCGCTTTTATGGGTGAATAAAAATGGCGAACGCTATATTAATGAAGACATTGTGTTTGACTTTGCATATGGGTCATCGGCCATCTACGAACAGCCAGATGCCTCGCACTGGGCTCTTTTTGACCAACTGTTGATTGAGACTGTAAAGACCAAGGGTCTTATTGAATACGCTGACTTATACAGCTCGTTTAAAGGTAAAAAACAAGGCTTCGTGGAGTTTAATGAACCGTTTGATACGGATACTAACTATAAGTCTACGATTACTCCTTTTGATTATACGCCAATTATCGAAGAAGCGATTGAATCCGGGGTTATTGTAAAGGGAGAAACCATTGCAGAGCTGGCAAGCAAAATAGGTGTAAGTGAACAGACACTGAATGCTACCGTTGATCGTTATAATGGATTTAGTCAAAAGGGTGTTGATGAGGATTTCTTTAAAGATGCTGAATATCTAAATCCTGTGAAGAAGGGACCATTCTATGCTTTGAGTACTTCTGCACGTTGTCTGGGGACGCTTGGCGGCGTGAAGATCAATGAGAATATTCAAGCTGTGAATGATCAGAGTAAACCTATTCCTGGACTCTGGGTAGCTGGAAATGATGCAGGCGGGATGTATGGCAATAGTTATATTACAATAGAAGGCGGTACACTTGGTTTCGCCTATACATCAGGAAAACTAGCTGGAGAAAATGCAGCAGAATACGCCAAAAAACAATAA
- a CDS encoding RidA family protein, giving the protein MHTTISTQNAPGAIGPYSQAAKIGNLIFVSGQLPINPQTGEMPESVEEQAKQSLENVKAILEAADSNLKNVVKAIIFLKDMNTFAKVNEVYSSYFDGNYPARSTIEVARLPKDALVEIEVTAFIEE; this is encoded by the coding sequence ATGCATACAACAATTTCAACCCAGAATGCTCCAGGAGCCATCGGACCTTATTCTCAGGCTGCCAAAATCGGAAACCTTATTTTCGTATCCGGCCAACTTCCGATCAATCCTCAAACTGGTGAAATGCCTGAATCCGTCGAAGAGCAAGCAAAACAATCGCTCGAGAATGTAAAAGCGATTTTAGAGGCTGCTGACAGCAATTTGAAGAACGTTGTGAAGGCGATTATCTTTTTGAAAGATATGAATACGTTCGCAAAGGTAAATGAAGTTTACTCTTCGTATTTTGATGGCAACTATCCAGCACGAAGCACCATTGAAGTCGCACGGCTGCCAAAGGATGCATTGGTAGAAATTGAAGTAACAGCTTTTATTGAAGAATAA